The sequence TCTATCGTTGAGTGAAATGTGCTCACACTACCACGCCTACCTGTTATGTTAATGAACCGGTGTCTTAATACTTTGGCTACAGCTAGCGGTCTGAGTGGCAAGGTAGTGTTGActttcgatccagcaacctttcggttacactaaccactcggctacctgccgccacttttttcccactaattgggcaaaatatcagaatGGGACCACTAGATGTCACTGTATGACAGGGGTCTCCAACTGGACCTGAAGAGCTGGCGCTCTATCCAATTACATCTGCAAAGctgagctgtcaaatccacaagtggctccTGGCATTATACCTGAAGTGGGCATTGCCATTGACTGCACTaagaaatcccatgcagccttgtttacaagtttGAAAACTGAAACGTGAGATCTAGCCTAATCTGCTCATAAGTGAGACAGGTGTGGCTTCCTGATGAGCAATGCGCAGCTGTTCAATTTGACATCAAGGTTACCTTCGACACTGCCAAAACAGCTATACATACAGGTGTCCATCACTGGGTAATGTTTGGTCTGAGTCAATCTAGGCCAAACATTCCTTTTTACCCCCTAAAACTCTCCACTGAGTAGTTCTAGGGCAAAAAacaaatgtgcaccccttgggaTCCTGATCTAGGCTTAGTGGTCCAGACTGTCCAAAGGCAATTGGTGAGAAACAATGTATAGGCTATAAAAGCCAAGTAAAGATGAAGCCAAGATCTTTGAACTCGTCTGAGGACAAATTTGATGAAATTACACTGGCAGTGTACAGACCATGAGGTTCATGTGCATCTAATCAATGGATACCAGCGAAATCTTGAGCACAAGAGTGCTGACGTCTGGGATTAATAACGAGCTTTAGAAAAATCGTCAGTTCAAACAAAAAGCTAAGAAAAGCTGTTTGAAAAGTTAACGGATGGGGCTGAAGAGGACTGACCATTCATGATATCAAAATTGTTTAACTGTTGAGGCTAGACAGTTTTATATATTTGGGGTtttgatggggtatgacagttgaacgaCACTTGAAGCATTAGTAAATGCTTGTCAAGAAGCAATTGGTATATTCAAATTTAGCAATCATTGCAGTGTTTAGGAATGAGAAAATGAGTACTGTGAAAAGAAATACCATTGTGCTCTACTGCATAAGTCTATTGAATCAAGACCTGGGTTCAAGCGTTTGCGagagcctgcctggagtgccataTGGGTAGGATTTACAGTttgactattctattggtcaattgagacaggcaagctcaatcaagccgaGAGCGAATTTGATATTATTTTTTGATGCGAGCCACCAAACAAGTCTTTCACTCAAAAGAAAAAAAAGTAATGACAAACACACAACAAGCACATTCCATGGGGCAAAGATACTTTTATTTCAAGTTAAGATCCATCCAATATTTTGCAACAAGACAGCATTTGAGATACAAAATCCTTCATCACACAGATGGAAGACTCATCTAACTTTTTAGTGCCACTAAACGCATTGGGCGGAGTGTATTTCCTTGATGTAGTTAAGATTATTGTTTTTTGAGACAAGGGGGGAGATattggtgagagggagagatgaggtcATAAGGTTCTAGAGTGAACACGTTCACTTCTGGTCGGGCATCAGGTCGTCGAAGGACTGGCCGCCCTCTAGACGCTTCTCCATCTCGACGAGGGTCTTGACGCCGTCAACAACCATCTGCACCAGCTCCACCTCAGAGAAGCCCAAACGATCGGCGTTGGAGATGTCGAAGACTCCACCTACTGCTGCAGTGTCCACGCCGCCTGAGGAAGAACCGAAATGTACATGTTCAGTACCAAAGACACGGTGGATAAGACGAGAAGTGCCAGGCCAAACTTGCTCCTGGAGAACCGCAGGTTTTAGGGCATGAGGAGCAGCTACTTAGCTGAAACACTACTAGGGCTGGAACGTAGCTCCCCAGGAGCATAGTCAGACTAGACAATACTCCGGGATGCGCTGGACGCTCGCTTAAAGCCAATAACTGAGAGAcagcattccccccccccccctgcagtcCCTAAACGAGTTGAGGGGGGTGTTATATGTACGTACCTGTGCCACGCTTCTGCAGCCTCAACCTCTTGAGGAtctcaccaaacttctcgtgctTGCTGACGCTGGGCAGCTTGACGTGCACACCGGCGCGCAGCCCTGTGCCCAGGTTGGAGGGACAGGTGAGCACGTAACCCAGGTGCTCGTTCCACATGAACTCATGACCCTTGTCCTTGAACAGGCTCTCGATCTGTAGGGGTCAGAGCGAAGACCGACTTATGTGACACCATGGTGTTCAGAAAGCAACTGCAGTGTAGGGGACTTTCTAGTTTGATTTTTCTTTAAAGGTGACATCCTTTTTGGGACAGTTTTATATTTGGCACTACATTTTAAGTAGACTCCTAAATGGAATGAACCCCAAAACGGTGGTGTGCTATAAACATGTCTTTCAATGTTAGGTGTCGTTCAATGTTAATTAACTGTGTGCCTTTGACTGGATTTTGAAATCCTTGAGTCGCACGTCACACACCTTTGTGAGGCCTGTGCAGAAACGGTGGAACACCTCCTTCATGTTGCCGCCCTTCTGCATAGAGATGACCCGTAGATGGTCTTCCTCGTTCACCCACACCAGGAAGGTCTTGCCATCGTTGTGCCTgtcaaaaaaaataaataattggttCACCGTCAGTTGGAAGGAGACACCGTTAACCATAACGACCAGGTTCATTCTCACTGAAGGCACCCTCCAGTTGGTACACTGGTGTAGGGTGAAGTTCATAGACACTGATCATGGGtataaatatagatttttttcccactaatgtttaaggttaggatgGAGGAGTAGAGCTGATcatagatctgtacctaggggaaactttaAACCAGAGCTTCCTTTAATTCACAACAGAGAACAAACTTTGTATCACCATTTAAGAAAATTCCTCAGTCTTTTTCGAGTATGGAATGTGGATTGAAATGTTCCAAAATGGGGCCTACTGTGACAACACCATTGAAGCGGTCAGCTAACTACCCTCCATTTGATCTACCACCATGAGAGAAAGGAAGCCATTTTGGACAGGGGGAAAACTAGAAAACTAGATTGAGAAAACTCTAGGGCTGGAGCGGGGGGGACACACACCAGATGCCCCTGCCATCGGGCCAGTCTCGGCCCATCCCGGAAGCCAGCAGCAGGGGGGAAACAGGTTTGTCGAACAGGAAGTGGTCATCGATCAGCTGTTGCTGCTCGTCGTCTGTCATGTTCTTCAGGGCGTAATACTGGCCATTGAGGTCCCCATCCAGTGATGCTAGACCTGAAAAAAACATGCTAATATCAGTAAAACTACTTTGACTACTTTTCATGTAGGCTTCCTTGTCACCAACTAAAGCAAACTGCAAATTTGTAAGAATTAGACAAATCAAGCAGTCATTTGTGCACATTTGTCAATGATTCCATGATATAAAACATACAGAATAAATAAGTCTCAACCGATGCCAGTCAGCAGCAAGCCAATTAAAGTGGTATAATTTCAATAGGAGGATTAAACTGGAGTTCCACTTGGTGCTGCCAGGGGGCAGCTGTGGCACACAAACGAGGTCCTGCATCGTGACTCAAGGAATTGGAGGAGAGGGGCTCGGTTACGTACTTTCGATGGCCATGTTCTCAATGGCGCGTCGCTCCCCACGGCTGCAGTGTGGGGGGAGGCAGAAGCCGCGGACGCTCCTACCAGTTCTCACTCTAGAGCTCAGGACGTAGTTGGGGTCCAGGTCATCCCCACCCTAACAAAACAATGGCAAGAGTCGCATTAGCATGAAAGCTAAAAGGTATACATTTGATATTGACTGTATAAACCAGGATTGGGGTACAGGGTGTTTGGAAAATAATGGGTCATGTAGCCAGTTTGACTAATATGGATTTCGTATTCCATTTCATATTGGTTTCCTGAATAGTGCTGACTACAGTCTATGACATGGACACATTGAGGCCTTCCCTTGGAGTTTGTAGGGGCCTATGTGGTGAGTCAAGGTGTGCAAGTGTGGAGACTGAGGCAAATTGAATCCAAACTCACCCCCTTCCCCTCAGCTCTCCAGTTGCACATTCACATGTGCCGCTGCCAAAAGCTGAGGGAGGGAAAATGATCAATGGTGTTGGGGCTAATTAGACAGTCAGATAACCACCGACTGAGCCAGCAAGGCTGCGGAGCGAAGTGCTACCCCGACAGTTGCAATATGTTTGGAGTTTGTAACAGATGAAAGACCTCCCAAATTAAATATTTATCTGTTCCTGAGGTTtgtttatatattgtaaaaatgaCAGGAGGGATTTGTACATTTGAATTTCAGGCACGTTTACTATTGAAGAGTGGAACATGAATTGCATCATTCAAGTCACGTGTCCCGATGTTAATGGGTTTATTGATCCCCTCGCCACTCTGGAAGTCACCCTCGGAGTTTagtcagcaacacatgacagagggcCCTCCAAGCAAGTTGGTAGGGGGCGTTTTGGGATTCACCGTGAGCGTGTGTGATCATTCAgcgtggtgtgtaggtgtgttctTACCACAAGGTTGTCTGGGTTCAGGTCGGTCTTGTGTTTATCTGAGGGCTTGTATCCACCGTGGCGATCTTCAATGACAGGGTCCAGCAGCTCCTTGAAAACCTCGTACGTCTCCTCGTCTCCGGCCACACAGCCCACTGTCATGATGAAGGGGTGGCCTGAAATAGAATAGGGGGAAAAGGGTGAAACTGGGCCTTTGCGACTGTTTGCATCGTCATTTTGTGTCCATCAACCCCAAGTGACAATTTCACTGACAAAAATGCAGTTGTATTGGTTTTGACAGTGTTTATATAAAATGGTCAGTTGTGCTTGCAGTCACATTTATTTTGGAACTAAAAACACTCTCCACCCTCCTGTTAGAATAGCAATCTACAGTGAAGCCATTGGGCATTACTACACAGTGCTGATATTCATAATGTTGTACATGTCTCAGGTTAAGAACACCAATAAGGTTGCATAACGGTACTCATCTTCAGCTTTTTAATGCTTAGTTACACTGGATGCTGTACTAGGGGATAAGAGCGTATCAAATATAAGGCCTACGTCAGGTTTCTTGGCCCACCAAGTTCTCAATAAGCAATTTATAAAAACACCATTTTAATTAACTGCCTTTTTTGTCAGCATGCTAGTCTAGCTAATGCTAAACTTCCTGCAGCAACTCAACACTAGGAGTCTCATTTTTCATGGAATTCAATGGGCCGTTTTAGCATCAGCTAGCTTAACATGCTGACAAAAAAGGCAGTTTAATTAAAATAGTTTATAAAATGCAGAAACTTAACTGTAAATGGTTTAAGGAAACTTAATATAAAGTGTTACCAGGAAAACTGTTTAAGTTATCCCACATAAAATACGTATCCCAATATAATCAAGGTCTGAAATTATGTTTGTCTAAATACTATCCattttgggcttcttgcagttAATTGGCAGTGTACTAATTAGTTATTTTCAAGCCCCCCCAGTCTCAAAAAATATGATCAGTCTGCGGCTGAACGTAATTAGTCCCTGGACTACATGATAATTCAGGGTTTAAAGAGACATGACTCTACAACCTTGGAATCGAGGGGAATAAAATACAAGGGCTCAACCTTGTTAGTAAGGTCACTTGCTCAGCAATGGTTTGATGTAGACAACTTATGGCTTTGACCTTGCTCAGCGAAGGTTGTTGGTGAAGCTGCTGTGATAAATTGTTAAAATAAAATAGGCCTAATGCAGGTATACTTCCATTAGGAAATTAAAAAGGCAATCTGCAGTGGTATATCCACTATCTGTAACTCATTATTGAATATAACTTAATGCCTCATCAGCTTAGTACCCAAcctgaaaccaaaatataagcttgttttatgtAAACACATACTGTAAAGCTCCAAGATGtttaaaacaaaaaatatatattgctttattgtttcaactgctacTACTAGATAGGGCAAAAATAATTACGCTTTCCTTTTACAGAACATTGCATTAGTGGCCACAGAACATGTCTTTGGCAACAAGATCACCTTTCAACAGCAGAGGTTTTTCATAAGGTACATGATTGACATTGCAGCATCCAAGCCCCGGATGAGTGGGTGGATTATAAATAAAGCCCTCCCATTTTCTACTGCACGACAGACATCTTGAGACAAAAGTCGATTAAAAAAAACCACTGCTATTTACCTGGGTTATCAACCCCAGTTTGAATGACATCATCCACTGTAAATCCACTTGGAGTTTCCTTGTCCCGCAAGTTGGAGTACATCTCTGGAGTGAGCACCTTGGCCATGTGGTTGTTATGCTGGCTCAGGTCGGGGTACTCCTGCTCCGCGGAGTAGTTCATCTTCAGCTTGTTGTGGGTGTTACCGAAAGGCATGATTTCTTTGACCTGCGAGCAAGGATGAAACAATGTAATGTTAATGGACAAAATAGCCTACCCGGAAAAAGAAATCGCTTAGTTGAACGCTGCaatataactttttgggcgacccgagTTAGACTTTCTTTTCTCGTTGACAGCTAGTCTAAACCGTAGCTCTGACCTACGTGATCTATTTATAGGCTTCCCGTTCTTAATAAAATGTGCAAAAATGAAAcctttgtacaccagcttcaaaaggTTTAATGAAAATATAATTCACAGCGGTTTTGATAGGTGCAAtgattgcttgttttgtcaaacTGAAATTTGGTGGACTGAGTTTTCGCAACCAGGTAATTGCAgcgcgatttctgcatagtgtacCTCCAGTAAAAACGTTGAAGACGTTATACTGCATGAATTTTAGTTCAGCTAGTAATTTGACATTTTGAAATAGCTTGGTGATAGTTGAACTAAATTAAAAtcttggtagtgttttcagtagttctCTTTTTTACATGCACTGGTTTCgttaactactggaactacactctTCCTGGGAAACTAAATGGGTGAAGTAAACAAGTATTTCCTTTTTCGGCATCACACCTGCTTAATTCTCATTTGTTTAATAGGCTAAAATGCACATTCTATTAACAGAATGTGAACTATTCTTGCAAATTGTAGTCTGACAGATTTAAATAATGTATTACTTTCAAAAAAATAACTTTAGTTAATAAAAGTTTAAGGGTAGCTTTCCACTGCTTGAATAGACGTTCCACTTCATTTCAATTAAATTGGGTTGAACTAATGTGGAAGAGATGTCCAGTGAGTTTCTTGTAGCGTAACTTCTTACAGTGTGACGTAATTGGTCGTTTGGTAAACTACATTTTCAAAGTAGCTTCCTCAAGACGGATTGATGCACTCGTAAAACACACGGTGCAAAGAGGTAACAAAAAAAAGCCAACCATTTGCATCCACTTTCCTCATTCATCCGAGATGGTATCCACGCAAACTACCCTCCGTGCCCAGATCTAGCAACTGTTCATCTCCTTAGAATGTTAAATCTACAACAAATATAATGGATGGATTAAAATGCATGCAGTCAACCATGTTTTAATCCAAATATGTAGGCTACAGTGGACCTTGGATGGAAGCCCTCGACCGAATGCGTAATGCGCAGCACCAGATAAGACCTTGCAGATAGAAGATGCTGCAAGGTCGTTCGTTGTCGACGTAAAACTGCTACCGCAAACGGAAAATACAACCCTTGTATACAAGACTGAGGCAATTTTATCCAGGATATAATTTTACAGTTCGATATAAAGGACTTTACTTTTTTTTGTTTTCATTCATGTGAAACCAAATCACTGACGTCTCCAAATGTCAAGGGTGAACGCGCTTTACCGATATGTTGTCTACAATACCCAAGTCTTTGTTCAAACAAAATTACTATTTTTTTTGCCTTTTTAAATATGATGACATACATGTATTAAATACCAAGCACATTCGACGCACTATAACAACGGCACAAATATGACATTCTTATGCATAGCTGTATTTCTACACATCAACAAAAATATCTATCCTACCTTAGGACGTTTTTCTTTGGGAAAGACACAAAATCCCTCTCGACAAGGAACGATCACACCAACGCTTATACTGGTGTCCAGAACTAAGCCGCTTTGCTAGGTTTTATATGCCACAGAGCTCTCTTCTGATTGGTTACTATTTAGAGTCCCATTCATTCTATTGGAGAAGGAATAACGCAATTGCATATAGCGACAGTGCTGCAATTTAACATCCGAAGACCTCTCAGGTCACGTGGTGCTTTCCTTGACAGCTCTCTTGATTGACAGCAGTTGGAGAGACTTGTATGGTAGCAGTGTCTACATAAAATGTATCCGTACTGGAAAGGATATTGATATGCTCCTAGTAAGCCTGAATGTCTCCACACACAGAACAACAAGCACTGCCTTTCTCATGTAGCAATGCCATAAACACTAcaggaccaaaagtatgtggacacctgcttgtcgaacatctcattccaaaatcatgggcattaatatggagttggtcccccctttggtgctattaacagtctccactcttctgggaaggctttccactagatgttggaacattgctgcagggacttgcttccattcagccacaagagcattagtgaggtcgggcactgatgttgggcgattaggcctggctcgcagttggcgttccaattcatcacaaaggtgttagatggggttgaggacaggactctgtgcaggctagtcaagttcttccacaccgatctcaaaccatttctgtatggacctttgtgcatggggcattgtcatactgaaacaaactgacttgttggaaaggtgacatcctatgacagtgccacattgaaagtcactgagctctttagtaaggcGATTCTAtttccaatgtttgtctatggagatcgcacggctgtgtgctcgattttatacacctgtcagcaatgggtgtggctgtaatagcagaatccactcatttgaaggtgtgtccacgcacttgtgtagtgttagggcaaaaaccaaaacgtgcacctaGGGCGGGccccaggacagagtttgggagaCTCTAGCCTATAGATACCTAGGAAAAAATGTCAGGCTATTtcagggggggtggggggggtgttgttcttgatgatgattatgatgatatTTAGTAGGTTATTGATAGATATtaattattttatattttcaTATTCCAGTTTGTGCTTTTGTGTGGCTCATTTGAGATTACATTTTTAGTATGCTAGcaaatacccatagacttccagtcattgcgcgaATGCAAGTTAGCAATTGCTCTAGAGCTTGTTAGCAACTTcgttcaaactgcacgcagagacataaaaatggtatccccaatttcatctgactctggggaagtagacatagggcctcattgccaaaaatCCCAAAGTCTCCCTCAAACAACGTGTGTGGGTAGGCCTATGATAAAAATACTCAACTGAGGTAACACATTAGAGTCGATGCTGCACAGTTGCCTTCCCCTGAAGGGAGCATTTCTATGAGGCCTAAATATAACATCTTGTTGATGTCTGCGTGGAGATTTTCATTAAGATGAGTCTCTGAAGTTCTAGCCTACTGGTGTATTGTGCTCTCCATTTATCTGAGACAGCAACAATCCAGAAAGACTCAGCATCACTGAAGTAATTCAACAAGAATCCATAGAGCCCTCTTTATATTCATTATCCTGTTcaattgtgttttttgttgttgtcgtcgTGTTTGAATCTCCCAAATGGGTAGTGATTGTTTTCTGACATCATCGTTGGAGTGCCGTGCCGCCGTTTCTGCTGGCCTTTTGTCCAGCTAAATGGCCAAACAGATGAACTACGCACCCGACTGAACGTGATCCTACCTTAACATCAGTAGTTCCATAATGGTTAATGAAGTTGTTATCAATCATTCAACTGACTGCAGTACTACAATACTCATGTGAccacacctgtttacctgtcaaCTTAGAGGGAAATTTCACCACGGCTCTATTTGAGTGTATATGCCCATTAATAAGTTATTAACATATAATATGTGTCAGACACATTTGGTATTTTTTTCACTACACACAAATACGAGAGTTTCGGCATCTCCCGGGTAGAAACGGGCCATCGACATTTGCTGGTCGTAAGCCAAATATCCAGAATTCATAGCGATTTCAGGACGTAGTACCGCCCTGGTGAAGGTGGATCCAGTTGATGGAGAAACATCAAAATGTCTGTGCTTGTAGCCAGCACTTTCAGCCGGAGGATGTTGAAACGGACTTGAAGTCTCAACTGATGGGGTTGCCAGGTCGTCGAAAGTTTAAATGTGATGCTATTCCATCAATTTTTATTTTTGCTTCaaagagctagctagctaacaacatttGTTTATCTACACCtaaatctagctagctagctttaatAATACACTGGCTAGACATTCCAAAGCGAATCAATGTAATTAGCCAGCTGCTATCTGGCGATGTGATTTGGAACTTTGCAAGATAACCTTTGCTTCGTTAGGTTACGTTAGTTaaccgttagctagctaactatctaaCGCAGAGACCATGTGTTCTATTTAGTCTGATACTGACTATGTGTTCTATTTAGAGTCTGATACTGACTATGTGTTCTATTTAGAGTCTGATACTGACTGTGTTCTATTTAGAGTCTGATACTGACTATGTGTTCTATTTAGAGTCTGATACTGACTATGTGTTCTATTTAGAGTCTGATACTGACTATGTGTTCTATTTAGAGTCTGATACTGACTATGTGTTCTATTTAGAGTCTGATACTGACTATGTGTTCTATTTAGAGTCTGATACTGACTATGTGTTCTATTTAGAGTCTGATACTGACTATGTGTTCTATTTAGTCTGATACTGACTATGTGTTCTATTTAGAGTCTGATACTGACTATGTGTTCTATTTAGAGTCTGATACTGACTATGTGTTCTATTTAGAGTCTGATATTGACTATGTGTTCTATTTAGTCTGATACTGACTATGTGTTCTATTTAGAGTCTGATACTGACTATGTGTTCTATTTAGAGTCTGATCCCATCAACATCAAGCTCAGCACCAGGAACTAGTGTATGTCACCATCTAAAATCTACTCAATCTTTCCATGACTCCATGAGGAGCAAATAAATATACTGGAGCTAGGCATATACATGGTCAGTGTTTTG is a genomic window of Oncorhynchus gorbuscha isolate QuinsamMale2020 ecotype Even-year linkage group LG12, OgorEven_v1.0, whole genome shotgun sequence containing:
- the LOC123990525 gene encoding creatine kinase B-type-like, which gives rise to MPFGNTHNKLKMNYSAEQEYPDLSQHNNHMAKVLTPEMYSNLRDKETPSGFTVDDVIQTGVDNPGHPFIMTVGCVAGDEETYEVFKELLDPVIEDRHGGYKPSDKHKTDLNPDNLVGGDDLDPNYVLSSRVRTGRSVRGFCLPPHCSRGERRAIENMAIESLASLDGDLNGQYYALKNMTDDEQQQLIDDHFLFDKPVSPLLLASGMGRDWPDGRGIWHNDGKTFLVWVNEEDHLRVISMQKGGNMKEVFHRFCTGLTKIESLFKDKGHEFMWNEHLGYVLTCPSNLGTGLRAGVHVKLPSVSKHEKFGEILKRLRLQKRGTGGVDTAAVGGVFDISNADRLGFSEVELVQMVVDGVKTLVEMEKRLEGGQSFDDLMPDQK